A window from Branchiostoma floridae strain S238N-H82 chromosome 16, Bfl_VNyyK, whole genome shotgun sequence encodes these proteins:
- the LOC118403385 gene encoding FMRFamide-related peptides type HF-4-like: MRTLGLLAVGVVLMTFSGVPLIGAQTAYPDSSELGDQRQVIIRTRRAADTGDVSEVIGPNGQRWFISRDRQRMPRFGKRSVPSVRGYNPAEPALRFGRTSLYQPNLRFGKKLDPARPALRFGKKFDPAQPTLRFGKSLDPNEPSLRFGRDINEPAQEILRAEKSFDPSEPSLRFGKKYDPFEPTLRFGRQVDPSAPAYRFGRHNPAKPSLRFGRDAASEQLDSSED; encoded by the exons ATGAGGACTTTAGGACTTCTAGCTGTGGGTGTGGTACTGATGACGTTTTCCGGAGTACCCCTCATTGGGGCTCAAACGGCATATCCGGATTCCAGTGAGCTGGGCGATCAGCGACAAGTCATAATCCGGACCCGGAGAGCGGCGGACACAGGCGACGTTTCTGAAGTGATAG GTCCAAATGGACAAAGATGGTTCATCAGCCGGGATCGCCAGAGGATGCCGAGGTTCGGGAAGCGGTCGGTCCCTTCAGTTCGCGGCTACAACCCTGCAGAGCCGGCCTTGCGTTTCGGCAGAACCAGCCTATACCAGCCAAACCTACGCTTCGGGAAGAAGCTGGACCCGGCCCGACCAGCTCTACGCTTCGGCAAGAAGTTCGACCCTGCCCAGCCCACGCTTCGCTTCGGAAAAAGTCTCGACCCCAACGAGCCTTCGCTCCGCTTCGGGAGAGACATCAACGAGCCGGCACAGGAGATCCTTCGGGCAGAGAAAAGCTTCGACCCGTCCGAGCCATCCCTTCGCTTCGGCAAGAAGTACGACCCGTTCGAACCCACTCTACGGTTTGGCAGGCAAGTGGACCCGTCTGCGCCTGCCTACCGCTTCGGCAGACACAACCCGGCCAAGCCGTCCTTGCGATTCGGGCGGGACGCGGCCTCGGAGCAGCTCGACAGTAGTGAGGATTAG